The following are from one region of the Corylus avellana chromosome ca1, CavTom2PMs-1.0 genome:
- the LOC132167022 gene encoding pentatricopeptide repeat-containing protein At4g35130, chloroplastic yields the protein MAATFVHAYFYNSNAPESVSIRQVKTMKTNRKPWLVKKPKIYKSASLNWNQSNDVKALVEPRTLSLTRNLRASVDSGCIEHALYMFEKMNRCDPYVWNVMIRGFTNNGLLREAIGFYCRMGSEGVRADNFTYPFVIKACTGLLSLMEGQKVHGKLFKIGLDLDIYVCNSLIVMYAKMGCVEFAERVFGEMPVRDLVSWNSMISGYVSVGDCWSSLMCFWEMQAHGMKPDRFSMISALGACSLDCCLRSGKEIHCQVLRCGLELDVMVQTSLLDMYGKCGRMDYAERLFDRITPKNVVAWNAMIGGYALNAHPLDSFACLKKMQVADLLNLDVITMINVLPSCAQLQALLEGKSVHGFAIRRGLLPHSVLETALVDMYGECGELNLAERVFGEMTGKNLISWNVMLAAYVQNGWNSEALSLFRDIWNQPFKPDAFTFASILPACSELGSLREGKQIHGFIIKSELGTNTFVSNSIVYMYAKCGDLRSARECFDRMLYKDVISWNTVIMVYALHGFGRFSVQLFSEMMEKGFKPNESTFVSLLSSCSISGMVDEGWEYYNSMKRDYNIDPGIEHCGCMIDLIGRAGNLELAKRFIEEMPLVPTARIWGSLLTASRNNGNIELAELAAKHILSLEHDNTGCYVLLSNMYAEAGRWRDVERIKCLMIKEGLEKTNGCTVVEISSRTCRFIDDDRSHAETNMICDVLDIITRNIGEHVYVHSVTKFRPLDLRKKRAKSPGKHSVRLAISFGLISTTIGSPVLVRKNTRICEDCHSAAKKISEITRREIIVGDSKVFHHFRDGHCSCRDYW from the coding sequence ATGGCAGCGACATTTGTTCATGCCTACTTCTACAACTCCAATGCACCAGAAAGTGTTTCAATTAGACAAGTCAAAACGATGAAAACAAACCGGAAACCATGGCTCGTAAAGAAGCCGAAAATCTACAAATCAGCTTCACTTAATTGGAACCAATCGAATGATGTGAAAGCTTTGGTTGAACCACGCACTCTCTCGCTCACGCGGAATCTCCGTGCTTCTGTTGATTCTGGGTGTATTGAACATGCACTCTACATGTTTGAGAAAATGAACCGTTGTGATCCGTATGTCTGGAATGTGATGATTAGAGGGTTTACCAATAATGGGTTGCTTAGAGAGGCAATTGGTTTTTATTGTAGAATGGGATCGGAAGGAGTTCGAGCTGATAATTTTACATACCCTTTTGTGATCAAGGCGTGTACAGGGTTGTTGTCCTTGATGGAAGGGCAGAAGGTTCACGGTAAGTTGTTTAAGATTGGGTTGGATTTGGATATTTACGTTTGTAATTCGCTTATCGTTATGTATGCAAAGATGGGGTGTGTTGAGTTTGCAGAAAGGGTGTTTGGTGAAATGCCGGTTAGGGACTTGGTATCTTGGAATTCTATGATTAGTGGCTATGTTTCCGTTGGGGATTGTTGGAGCTCATTGATGTGTTTCTGGGAAATGCAGGCACATGGAATGAAGCCTGACAGGTTCAGCATGATCAGCGCTCTTGGTGCTTGTTCTCTTGATTGTTGTCTGCGAAGTGGGAAGGAGATTCACTGCCAAGTGCTCAGATGTGGTTTGGAATTGGATGTTATGGTACAGACATCACTTCTTGACATGTACGGAAAATGTGGCAGGATGGATTATGCAGAGAGGTTGTTTGACAGAATTACTCCAAAAAACGTTGTGGCTTGGAATGCAATGATAGGTGGGTATGCTCTAAATGCTCATCCTCTTGACTCATTTGCTTGCTTGAAAAAGATGCAAGTTGCTGATCTCTTGAACCTTGATGTGATCACAATGATAAATGTGCTTCCCTCTTGTGCACAATTACAAGCTCTTTTAGAGGGTAAATCTGTCCATGGCTTTGCCATTAGAAGAGGTCTTCTCCCTCATTCAGTCTTGGAAACTGCTCTAGTTGACATGTATGGAGAATGCGGGGAGTTGAATCTGGCAGAACGTGTATTTGGTGAGATGACTGGAAAAAACTTGATATCATGGAATGTCATGCTTGCTGCTTATGTACAGAATGGGTGGAATAGTGAAGCGTTGAGTCTGTTTCGAGATATTTGGAACCAGCCTTTTAAGCCAGATGCATTTACATTTGCAAGCATTCTACCCGCCTGTTCTGAATTAGGCTCATTGAGAGAAGGGAAGCAAATCCATGGTTTTATCATAAAATCTGAACTTGGTACAAATACCTTCGTCTCGAATTCAATTGTTTACATGTATGCCAAATGTGGGGATTTAAGGAGTGCACGAGAATGTTTTGATCGCATGTTGTATAAGGATGTGATTTCATGGAACACGGTCATTATGGTATATGCCCTTCATGGGTTTGGTAGGTTTTCTGTTCAGTTGTTCTCTGAGATGATGGAAAAGGGCTTCAAACCCAATGAGAGCACCTTTGTCTCCCTGTTATCATCTTGTAGCATTTCTGGCATGGTCGATGAAGGGTGGGAATACTATAATTCAATGAAAAGGGACTATAATATAGATCCCGGAATAGAGCACTGTGGCTGTATGATTGATCTTATTGGCCGGGCCGGAAATCTTGAGCTAGCCAAGAGATTCATTGAGGAAATGCCCTTGGTCCCTACGGCCAGGATATGGGGATCACTGCTGACTGCAAGTAGGAACAACGGAAACATAGAATTAGCTGAACTTGCAGCTAAGCACATTTTATCCTTGGAGCATGATAATACCGGGTGCTATGTCTTGCTTTCAAATATGTATGCTGAAGCTGGGAGGTGGAGAGATGTAGAGCGGATTAAATGTCTTATGATAAAAGAAGGTCTAGAGAAAACGAATGGCTGTACTGTGGTTGAGATCAGTTCTAGAACTTGCAGATTCATCGATGACGACAGGTCCCATGCTGAAACAAACATGATTTGTGATGTATTAGATATTATCACGAGGAATATAGGGGAACATGTTTATGTTCATAGTGTTACCAAGTTCAGACCATTAGATTTGAGGAAGAAAAGAGCAAAATCACCAGGGAAACACAGTGTGAGATTAGCGATTTCTTTCGGCTTGATATCCACTACGATTGGAAGCCCTGTTCTTGTAAGAAAAAACACTAGAATATGTGAAGATTGCCACAGTGCTGCAAAGAAGATTTCAGAGATTACTAGAAGAGAGATAATAGTGGGAGATTCTAAGGTCTTTCACCACTTCAGAGATGGGCATTGCTCATGCAGGGATTATTGGTGA
- the LOC132167476 gene encoding uncharacterized protein LOC132167476 yields the protein METPMIKEINSDPNPNPNPKPDFPLKFRPNSHSHSHSHSPSFLVPNGFNSSEYPIADIEMISMEAITYTSLRDLLPASSLSVMSPTHNSSWYDEIPIKNPLVKHAALAYLQPMSTPAETGNKGFFGRLREKCSCGHRWFGCFGWLGDVVSRIKEAFWDRRGSAVCYADEDDEEDDEKVE from the coding sequence ATGGAAACCCCTATGATCAAGGAAATAAATTCGGACCCAAATCCTAACCCGAACCCAAAACCGGATTTCCCATTGAAGTTCCGCCCCAACTCACACTCTCATTCCCACTCTCATTCCCCAAGTTTCCTCGTGCCCAACGGCTTCAACTCCTCGGAGTACCCAATCGCCGACATAGAGATGATAAGCATGGAGGCGATCACGTACACGAGCCTGAGGGACCTCTTGCCGGCGTCTTCACTGTCGGTGATGTCGCCGACCCACAACTCGAGCTGGTACGACGAGATCCCCATCAAGAACCCGCTGGTCAAACACGCGGCTTTAGCGTATCTCCAGCCCATGTCCACGCCTGCGGAGACTGGCAACAAGGGCTTCTTTGGGAGGCTTAGAGAGAAGTGCTCGTGTGGGCACCGGTGGTTCGGCTGCTTTGGCTGGCTCGGCGACGTCGTTTCCAGGATTAAGGAAGCTTTCTGGGACAGAAGAGGGAGTGCAGTGTGCTATGCTGACGAGGACGATGAGGAGGACGATGAGAAAGTTGAATga